One window from the genome of Falco peregrinus isolate bFalPer1 chromosome 15, bFalPer1.pri, whole genome shotgun sequence encodes:
- the THYN1 gene encoding thymocyte nuclear protein 1: MPWPSRKRDKGAVADKKEPDAKIAKTEEETPDKEEEEKSTKPPAGSSKSGWKNWKKTKESDSGGEESKITYCHWLLKSEPESRLEKGVDVKFSIDDLKAQPNQTTFWDGVRNYQARNFLRAMKLGQQAFFYHSNCKEPGIVGIVKIVKEAYPDHTQFDQKDPHYDSSSRKENPKWSMVDVQFVRMTKRFIPLSEIKAHHLAHKADGGPLKNMMLFTRQRLSIQPLTKEEFDFVLSLEEEKPH, translated from the exons ATGCCCTGGCCGAGCAGAAAGAGAGACAAAGGAGCGGTAGCAG ataaaaaagaGCCCGATGCTAAAATTGCCAAAACTGAGGAGGAGACTCCAGataaggaggaggaagagaagtcTACAAAACCTCCAGCTGGGAGTTCCAAGTCAGGATGGAAGAACTGGAAGAAGACAAAAGAATCTGACTCTGGTGGGGAGGAAAGCAAGATAACGTATTGTCACTGGCTTCTGAAGTCAGAACCAGAGAGCAGACTTGAGAAGGGAGTGGATGTGAAA TTCAGCATTGATGACTTGAAAGCTCAGCCCAATCAGACAACCTTTTGGGATGGAGTAAGAAACTACCAG GCAAGGAATTTCCTGAGAGCCATGAAACTTGGGCAGCAGGCCTTCTTCTACCACAGTAACTGTAAAGAGCCTGGCATTGTTGGCATTGTCAAG ATCGTAAAGGAGGCATACCCTGATCACACACAGTTTGATCAGAAGGATCCTCATTATGATTCCTCCAGCAGAAAAGAGAACCCCAAATGGTCCATG GTGGATGTCCAGTTTGTGCGGATGACAAAACGTTTCATCCCCCTTTCTGAAATCAAGGCTCACCACCTGGCACATAAAGCAGACGGAGGCCCCCTAAAGAACATGATGCTTTTCACAAGACAACGTCTTTCCATCCAACCACTGACAAAAG AGGAATTTGATTTTGTCTTGAGCctggaagaggaaaagccaCATTAA